A genome region from Methylorubrum populi includes the following:
- a CDS encoding UdgX family uracil-DNA binding protein (This protein belongs to the uracil DNA glycosylase superfamily, members of which act in excision repair of DNA. However, it belongs more specifically to UdgX branch, whose founding member was found to bind uracil in DNA (where it does not belong), without cleaving it, appears to promote DNA repair by a pathway involving RecA, rather than base excision.) has protein sequence MEEAPRPQNPLPSAGEGGGLLGRGIRAAGLAPGADLAGFRAAARRLIAAGVSPDDIVWQTEAASLFAAAPIPADGSPLHLPRAVADLIPMVVPHRDPERYGLLYALIWRVSRGERALMEVASDPLVHRLHRMRKAIGRDLHKMHAFLRFRRTPGEGPERFVAWFEPDHHILEAAAPFFVDRFRALNWSILTPEGSAHWDGALRFGPPGRREDVPEGDRFEAGWRDYYESTFNPARLNLDAMRAEMPRKYWRNMPETAAIPALVRAAGARARAMIEREPTMPAKRDPVRAVARMAQDEPETLEALNAIIARSEPPVPGATQAVLGEGPVGARIAFVGEQPGDQEDRQGRPFVGPAGQLLSRALEEAGIDRREAYLTNAVKHFKFSLRGRRRIHEKPTAGEVSHDRWWLERELGFVGPKLVVALGATAVLALTGRQIPITRARGPADFHKAFEGFVTVHPSYLLRLPDEARDVAYRAFVDDLRRARAMAA, from the coding sequence ATGGAAGAGGCGCCGCGCCCGCAAAACCCTCTCCCCTCTGCGGGAGAGGGGGGAGGGCTTCTGGGCCGTGGCATCCGCGCCGCCGGTCTCGCTCCCGGCGCGGATCTCGCCGGCTTCCGCGCCGCGGCCCGCCGTCTGATCGCCGCGGGCGTCTCTCCGGACGACATCGTCTGGCAGACGGAGGCCGCCAGCCTGTTCGCCGCCGCGCCCATCCCCGCGGACGGCTCGCCGCTGCATCTGCCCCGGGCGGTGGCCGACCTGATCCCGATGGTCGTGCCCCATCGCGATCCCGAGCGCTACGGTCTGCTCTATGCCCTGATCTGGCGGGTCAGCCGCGGGGAGCGGGCGCTGATGGAGGTGGCGAGCGACCCCCTCGTCCACCGCCTCCACCGGATGCGGAAGGCCATCGGGCGCGACCTGCACAAGATGCACGCCTTCCTGCGCTTCCGCCGGACGCCGGGGGAGGGCCCGGAGCGCTTCGTCGCGTGGTTCGAGCCCGACCACCACATCCTGGAGGCCGCCGCGCCGTTCTTCGTCGACCGTTTCCGCGCGCTGAACTGGTCGATCCTGACGCCGGAGGGGTCGGCCCATTGGGACGGCGCGCTTCGCTTCGGCCCGCCCGGCCGCCGCGAGGACGTGCCGGAGGGCGATCGCTTCGAGGCCGGCTGGCGCGACTACTACGAAAGCACCTTCAACCCGGCCCGGCTCAACCTCGACGCCATGCGCGCCGAGATGCCCCGCAAGTACTGGCGGAACATGCCGGAAACGGCGGCGATTCCCGCCCTGGTGCGGGCCGCGGGCGCCCGCGCCCGGGCGATGATCGAGAGGGAGCCGACCATGCCCGCCAAACGCGACCCCGTCCGCGCCGTCGCGCGGATGGCGCAGGACGAGCCGGAGACGCTCGAGGCCCTCAACGCGATCATCGCCCGCTCCGAGCCGCCGGTGCCCGGCGCCACGCAGGCGGTGCTCGGCGAGGGGCCGGTCGGCGCGCGGATCGCCTTCGTCGGCGAGCAGCCGGGCGATCAGGAGGATCGGCAGGGCCGTCCCTTCGTCGGCCCGGCCGGGCAGCTTCTCTCGCGGGCGCTCGAAGAGGCGGGGATCGACCGGCGCGAGGCCTACCTCACCAATGCGGTCAAGCACTTCAAATTCAGCTTGCGCGGCAGGCGCCGCATCCACGAGAAGCCGACGGCCGGCGAGGTGAGCCATGACCGCTGGTGGCTCGAGCGCGAACTCGGCTTCGTCGGCCCGAAGCTCGTCGTGGCGCTGGGCGCCACCGCCGTGCTGGCGCTGACCGGCAGGCAGATCCCGATCACCCGCGCCCGCGGCCCGGCCGATTTCCACAAGGCGTTCGAGGGGTTCGTCACGGTCCACCCCTCCTACCTGCTGCGCCTGCCCGACGAGGCGAGGGACGTCGCCTATCGGGCCTTCGTCGACGACCTGCGGCGGGCCCGCGCCATGGCCGCGTGA
- a CDS encoding transposase: MPEPVTTPILTPPPTHFIGCDVGKHAIVVFDSRAGSPRTLANTPAALAAFAARLDATGLVVCEATGGYEDALLAALLAAGIPAHRADARKVKAFIRSFGTLGKSDALDARALARYAGERHARLVRWHAPDPQRERLQTLVLTRADLIAQRTACTNRLAAPGAEPGRADLEALRTCLIAQIQALETAITALMRRLIVIANACRRDAYPTPADNQHKLS, translated from the coding sequence ATGCCGGAGCCCGTCACCACACCGATCCTCACCCCGCCCCCGACCCACTTCATCGGCTGCGACGTCGGAAAGCACGCCATCGTCGTCTTCGACAGCCGCGCGGGCAGCCCGCGCACCCTGGCCAACACGCCCGCGGCGCTCGCCGCCTTCGCCGCCCGCCTGGACGCCACCGGCCTCGTCGTCTGCGAAGCCACCGGCGGCTACGAGGACGCGCTGCTCGCCGCCCTGCTCGCCGCCGGCATCCCGGCCCACCGCGCCGACGCGCGCAAGGTCAAGGCGTTCATCCGCTCGTTCGGCACGCTGGGCAAGAGTGACGCGCTCGATGCCCGCGCGCTGGCGCGCTACGCTGGCGAGCGCCATGCCCGCCTCGTGCGCTGGCATGCCCCCGACCCGCAGCGCGAGCGCCTGCAGACCCTGGTGCTCACCCGCGCCGACCTCATCGCCCAGCGCACCGCCTGCACCAACCGGCTGGCCGCCCCCGGCGCCGAGCCGGGGCGCGCCGACCTCGAAGCCCTGCGCACCTGCCTCATCGCGCAGATCCAGGCTCTCGAGACGGCCATCACAGCCCTGATGCGACGCCTCATCGTCATCGCCAACGCATGTCGGCGCGACGCCTACCCCACCCCAGCAGACAACCAGCACAAACTGAGTTGA
- the recO gene encoding DNA repair protein RecO, whose amino-acid sequence MQWIDEGLVLGLRRHGETGVVLELMTPEHGRHLGLVHGGRSRRMQPMLQPGNTLRATWRARLDGALGSYAVEPLNLGASRLMGSGLALYGIGHLSALLRLLPERDPHPALYAAAQILVGHLDDPEIAPALMVRFELALLAGLGFGLDLSHCAATGANDALVYVSPRSGRAVSASAGEPFRDRLLPLPPFLRDRDRPGSGWRTPDAHAVREGFTLTGYFLDQHVWRPRAQDAPEARARFVALGTGHSR is encoded by the coding sequence ATGCAGTGGATCGACGAAGGCCTCGTGCTCGGCCTGCGCAGGCACGGCGAGACCGGAGTCGTGCTCGAACTGATGACGCCGGAGCACGGGCGCCATCTCGGGCTCGTCCATGGCGGGCGCTCGCGGCGGATGCAGCCGATGCTCCAGCCCGGCAACACCCTGCGCGCCACGTGGAGGGCGCGGCTCGACGGAGCGCTCGGCTCCTATGCGGTCGAGCCCCTGAACCTCGGCGCCTCGCGGCTGATGGGTTCGGGGCTCGCGCTCTACGGCATCGGTCATCTCTCGGCGCTGCTGCGGCTCCTGCCCGAGCGCGATCCCCACCCGGCGCTCTACGCGGCGGCGCAGATCCTCGTCGGTCACCTCGACGATCCCGAGATCGCCCCCGCGCTGATGGTGCGGTTCGAACTGGCCCTGCTCGCCGGGCTCGGCTTCGGCCTCGACCTGTCGCATTGCGCGGCGACGGGGGCCAACGACGCCCTGGTCTACGTTTCTCCGAGGAGCGGGCGCGCGGTCAGCGCCTCGGCGGGCGAGCCTTTTCGCGATCGTCTGCTGCCCCTGCCCCCCTTCCTGCGCGACCGCGACCGGCCCGGCAGCGGCTGGCGCACGCCGGACGCCCACGCCGTTCGCGAGGGGTTTACCTTGACGGGCTATTTCCTCGATCAGCACGTCTGGCGTCCCCGTGCGCAGGACGCGCCGGAGGCGCGGGCACGATTCGTCGCACTCGGCACGGGCCATAGCCGATGA
- the parC gene encoding DNA topoisomerase IV subunit A, producing MGQPVLPPPSDGIESVELKTALEERYYAYALSTIMQRALPDARDGLKPVHRRILYGMRLLRLDPTAAFKKCAKIVGDVMGDFHPHGDQAIYDALVRLSQDFAQRYPLVDGQGNFGNIDGDGPAAYRYTEARLTEVARLLLDGIDEDTVDFRPSYNGEKEEPVVLPAAFPNLLANGSQGIAVGMATSIPPHNAAELCDAALYLIQNREATSEQLCTFVQGPDFPTGGILIDSPDVIREAYRTGRGGFRVRARWAREEQGRGTWTIVVTEIPYGVPKARLIEKLADLLQEKKLPLLADVRDESAEDVRVVLEPRSRSVDPVMLMESLFRLSELEARVPLNLNVLVGGVVPRVIGLAECLREWVDHRRVVLRRRSGYRLGQIERRLEILGGLLIVYLDLDEVIRIIREEDEPKAALMARFDLTEVQANAILDTRLRSLRKLEEMELRREFDELTKEKEGIEALLASEKLQWADITRQIRAVKKTFGPETKLGRRRTTLENPPDTAGIDFTAAMVEREPITVILSEKGWIRALKGHVADLSGVTFKGDDTLKVAFPSETTAKILLLASNGKVFTLEASKLPGGRGFGDPVRLMVDLDDGTEIVAALPYRPESKLLVAGSDGRGFIAPSDALVANTRKGKAILGLDEGTRAVLLAPAEGDHVAVCSSDKLMLVFPVSEVTELGRGKGVRLQRCRQSRLADACVFILAEGLPWRDGTGQAKLAQGAMLEKWMGHRAEAGTLMTRSFPKFERFGK from the coding sequence ATGGGCCAGCCCGTCCTGCCGCCGCCGAGCGACGGCATCGAGAGCGTCGAGCTGAAGACGGCGCTGGAAGAGCGCTACTACGCCTACGCGCTCTCCACGATCATGCAGCGCGCCCTGCCCGATGCCCGCGACGGCCTGAAGCCGGTGCACCGGCGCATCCTCTACGGCATGCGCCTGCTCCGGCTCGACCCCACGGCGGCCTTCAAGAAATGCGCGAAGATCGTCGGCGACGTGATGGGCGACTTCCACCCCCACGGCGACCAGGCGATCTACGACGCGCTGGTGCGCCTCAGCCAGGACTTCGCCCAGCGCTACCCGCTGGTCGACGGCCAGGGCAATTTCGGCAACATCGACGGCGACGGCCCGGCGGCCTACCGCTACACCGAGGCGCGGCTCACCGAGGTGGCCCGCCTGCTGCTCGACGGGATCGACGAGGACACGGTCGATTTCCGCCCCTCCTACAACGGCGAGAAGGAGGAGCCCGTCGTCCTGCCGGCGGCCTTCCCGAACCTTCTGGCCAACGGTTCGCAGGGCATCGCGGTCGGCATGGCGACCTCGATCCCGCCGCACAACGCCGCCGAACTCTGCGACGCGGCGCTCTACCTGATCCAGAACCGCGAGGCGACCTCCGAGCAGCTCTGCACCTTCGTGCAGGGACCGGACTTCCCCACCGGCGGCATCCTGATCGACTCGCCCGACGTGATCCGCGAGGCCTACCGCACCGGCCGCGGGGGGTTTCGCGTGCGCGCCCGCTGGGCCAGGGAGGAGCAGGGCCGCGGCACCTGGACCATCGTCGTCACCGAGATTCCCTACGGCGTGCCGAAGGCGCGGCTGATCGAGAAGCTCGCGGATCTCCTCCAGGAGAAGAAGCTGCCGCTTCTCGCCGACGTGCGCGACGAGTCGGCCGAGGACGTGCGCGTCGTGCTGGAACCGCGTTCCCGCTCGGTCGATCCGGTGATGCTGATGGAATCGCTGTTCCGGCTGTCCGAGCTGGAGGCGCGGGTTCCGCTCAATCTCAACGTGCTCGTCGGCGGCGTCGTGCCCCGGGTGATCGGGCTGGCCGAGTGCTTGCGCGAGTGGGTCGACCATCGCCGCGTCGTGCTCCGGCGCCGCTCCGGCTACCGCCTCGGCCAGATCGAGCGCCGCCTCGAAATCCTCGGCGGCCTGCTCATCGTCTATCTCGACCTCGACGAGGTGATCCGCATCATCCGCGAGGAGGACGAGCCGAAGGCGGCGCTGATGGCCCGGTTCGACCTCACCGAGGTCCAGGCCAACGCCATCCTCGACACCCGCCTGCGCTCACTCCGCAAGCTCGAAGAGATGGAGCTGAGGCGCGAGTTCGACGAACTCACGAAGGAGAAGGAGGGGATCGAGGCGCTGCTGGCTTCCGAGAAGCTGCAATGGGCCGACATCACCCGGCAGATCCGCGCGGTGAAGAAGACGTTCGGGCCCGAGACCAAGCTCGGCCGCCGCCGCACCACCCTCGAAAACCCGCCCGACACCGCCGGCATCGACTTCACCGCCGCCATGGTCGAGCGCGAGCCGATCACCGTCATCCTGTCCGAGAAGGGCTGGATCCGCGCGCTGAAGGGGCACGTCGCCGACCTGTCGGGCGTGACCTTCAAGGGCGACGACACCCTCAAGGTCGCTTTTCCGAGCGAGACGACGGCAAAAATCCTGCTGCTCGCCTCGAACGGCAAGGTCTTCACCCTCGAAGCGTCGAAGCTTCCGGGCGGGCGCGGCTTCGGCGATCCGGTGCGGCTGATGGTCGATCTCGACGACGGCACCGAGATCGTCGCGGCGCTGCCCTACCGGCCCGAGAGCAAGCTGCTGGTCGCCGGCTCGGACGGGCGCGGCTTCATCGCGCCCTCCGACGCGCTGGTCGCCAACACCCGCAAGGGCAAGGCGATCCTCGGCCTCGACGAGGGGACGCGCGCGGTGCTGCTGGCGCCGGCCGAGGGCGACCACGTCGCCGTCTGCTCGTCCGACAAGCTGATGCTGGTCTTCCCCGTCTCCGAGGTGACGGAACTCGGCCGCGGCAAGGGCGTGCGCCTGCAGCGCTGCCGCCAGAGCCGGCTCGCCGACGCCTGCGTCTTCATCCTGGCGGAGGGCCTGCCCTGGCGCGACGGGACCGGTCAGGCGAAGCTCGCTCAAGGCGCGATGCTGGAGAAGTGGATGGGCCACCGCGCCGAGGCCGGCACCCTGATGACCCGCAGCTTCCCGAAATTCGAGCGGTTCGGGAAATAG